A region of the Massilia sp. erpn genome:
CATTCCTGCCAGCTGTCCAGGTTTTGCAGCTGGTCCGCTCCCATCAGGAAGCATAGCGACACGTCGGCGCCGACTTCGGCCCGGATCGCGCGCAGGGTGTCGATGGTATACGTCGCCTTGCCACGGGTGATTTCCTGGCGGTCGATGACCACCGGGAAGGGCAGTCCGGCAAACGCCAGTGCCACCATTTCCGCCCGCTGTTCCGGCGTCGCCTGCAGCGTCGCCTTCTGGTAGGGCAGGGTGGGGATCACGCGCAGCTGGTCGGCGCCCAGCAGCTGCATGAAATGGGTGCCGAGGGCCAGATGGCCCTTGTGCACCGGATCGAATGTGCCTCCCAGCAGGGCGATGCAGGTCTTCACTCAGCCAGCCAGTCGCGGTGCGGCAGGAAGTCGGTGTACAGCGCCGCCTCCGGCGAGCCGTCCGCCGGATGCCAGTCGTAGCGCCATTGCGCCACCGGCGGCATCGACATCAGGATCGCTTCGGTGCGCCCGCCCGACTGCAGGCCGAACAGGGTGCCGCGGTCGAACACCAGATTGAATTCGACGTAGCGGCCGCGCCGGTAAGCCTGGAAATCGCGTTCGCGTTCGCCATAAGGCTGGTCCTTGCGCGCCGCCAGCACCGGCAGGTAGGCATTCAGGAAGGCGTCGCCCACGCTGCGCACCATGGCGAAGCTCTGCTCGAAACCGAGTTCGTTGAAGTCGTCGAAGAAGATGCCGCCCACGCCGCGCGCTTCCTTGCGGTGCTTGAGGTAGAAGTAATCGTCGCACCACTTCTTGAAGCGCGGATAGAGCGTGTCGCCGAAAGGCGCCAGCGCGTCATGGCAGGTCTGGTGGAAGTGGCGCGCATCGCCGGCATCGCCGTAGAAGGGCGTCAGGTCCATGCCGCCGCCGAACCACCATACCGGCTTGCCTTCGGTGGTGCTGGTGGTGAAGAAGC
Encoded here:
- the nadD gene encoding nicotinate-nucleotide adenylyltransferase, with amino-acid sequence MKTCIALLGGTFDPVHKGHLALGTHFMQLLGADQLRVIPTLPYQKATLQATPEQRAEMVALAFAGLPFPVVIDRQEITRGKATYTIDTLRAIRAEVGADVSLCFLMGADQLQNLDSWQEWPTLFELAHFCVAARPGFALDDASVPTAVAEQFQRRLASPSRLRGAAAGLTCLAADLAEDVSATGIRAALQRGERAASLIPPVVLDYIEQHNLYKN
- the hemF gene encoding oxygen-dependent coproporphyrinogen oxidase, with translation MNTAAAMPSPAAVKAYLLDLQERIVQGLEQADGRPFLRDEWQREEGGGGITRLIEEGHVLERGGCNFSHVMGEKLPPSAAAHRPELNGRAWEAMGVSLVLHPRNPYAPTVHFNVRFFTTSTTEGKPVWWFGGGMDLTPFYGDAGDARHFHQTCHDALAPFGDTLYPRFKKWCDDYFYLKHRKEARGVGGIFFDDFNELGFEQSFAMVRSVGDAFLNAYLPVLAARKDQPYGERERDFQAYRRGRYVEFNLVFDRGTLFGLQSGGRTEAILMSMPPVAQWRYDWHPADGSPEAALYTDFLPHRDWLAE